The Gemmatimonadetes bacterium T265 genome contains a region encoding:
- a CDS encoding DNA-binding response regulator, whose translation MVVGECENGIQALDAITRLGPELVFLDVQMPDLDGLGVVDALGSADQVTCPQIVFVTAYNAYMERAFEVHAVDYLRKPYTTARFQSALAHGRRQVLLRRAERESVYPAGYAAAVAALQSEIDDGTIRVHVRETSTWHVIPTEEIGRIESDGSAHVRIHRGPNSYRWRKSLAECEQKLARRGFLRVHRSYVVNTARIRSVKSLQKGEFALLLDDGTAIDTGRTFRDAVLNFLNRR comes from the coding sequence ATGGTCGTTGGCGAGTGCGAGAACGGGATCCAGGCGCTCGATGCCATCACACGGCTCGGGCCGGAGCTCGTGTTTCTCGACGTGCAGATGCCCGACCTCGACGGCCTCGGGGTGGTCGACGCACTCGGGAGCGCGGACCAGGTCACGTGCCCGCAGATCGTCTTCGTGACCGCGTACAACGCGTACATGGAGCGGGCGTTCGAGGTGCACGCGGTCGACTACCTGCGGAAGCCGTATACCACGGCGCGGTTCCAATCGGCGCTCGCGCACGGGCGCCGGCAGGTGTTGCTGCGCCGGGCGGAGCGGGAGAGCGTGTACCCGGCGGGGTATGCGGCGGCGGTGGCGGCGCTACAATCGGAGATCGACGACGGCACGATCCGCGTGCATGTGCGGGAGACGTCGACGTGGCACGTGATCCCGACCGAGGAGATCGGCCGGATCGAGTCGGACGGAAGTGCGCACGTTCGCATCCACCGCGGGCCCAACTCGTACCGGTGGCGCAAGTCGCTGGCCGAGTGCGAACAGAAGCTCGCGAGGCGCGGTTTCCTGCGCGTCCACCGATCGTACGTCGTCAACACCGCCCGCATCCGGTCGGTGAAGTCGCTGCAGAAGGGGGAGTTCGCCCTCCTGCTGGATGACGGGACTGCGATCGACACCGGTCGCACGTTCCGCGACGCGGTGCTGAACTTCCTCAACCGCCGGTGA
- a CDS encoding hypothetical protein (frameshifted, insertion at around 189494, deletion at around 189564;~possible pseudo due to internal stop codon), with product MPNGLLCPAPAELRVEHLTVEGAVITVVARACRPAVACPACGQLARRVHGWYVRTLADLPWEGHRVRLLAHVRKWCCDAGGCARRIFVERLPRTAALYAHRTCRAAGALEVIGFALGGRAGADLAASLGLDAGRTAVLARLRAAIPVASPTPRVLGVDDWAERRGRTYGTVLVDLERHAVVDLLPDREATTFAAWLRAHPGVEIIARDRGGVYAEGARLGAPDAIQVADRFHLVRNLTQAIDRLVLRHHTAVRAAAVACGAATPLPRDTGRQRAYSGLPANRPGPTAPERLSAERRARRLALYEQVVALHAAGTSLLGIARQLGCAVKTAHAWVHAGAFPERRVRAVPQPRVIDPFADYVRQRYDAGLDRARVLEQELRP from the coding sequence ATGCCCAATGGGCTGCTGTGTCCGGCGCCGGCCGAGTTGCGTGTCGAGCACCTCACGGTCGAGGGTGCCGTGATCACCGTCGTGGCGCGCGCCTGCCGCCCGGCCGTGGCCTGTCCGGCGTGCGGCCAACTCGCCCGACGTGTCCACGGCTGGTACGTCCGCACGCTCGCCGACCTGCCCTGGGAAGGGCACCGCGTGCGGTTGCTCGCCCACGTGCGCAAGTGGTGCTGCGACGCGGGTGGTTGTGCTCGGCGCATCTTCGTCGAGCGCCTGCCGCGCACGGCCGCGCTGTACGCGCACCGGACCTGTCGCGCGGCGGGCGCGCTCGAAGTGATCGGCTTCGCACTCGGGGGCCGCGCGGGCGCTGATCTCGCGGCGTCGCTCGGGCTCGACGCCGGACGCACGGCGGTCCTCGCCCGCCTCCGCGCGGCGATCCCGGTCGCGTCCCCGACGCCGCGGGTCTTGGGCGTGGATGACTGGGCCGAGCGCCGCGGTCGCACCTACGGCACGGTGCTCGTCGATCTCGAGCGGCACGCCGTGGTCGATCTCCTGCCCGACCGGGAAGCGACGACGTTCGCGGCCTGGCTCCGCGCCCACCCGGGGGTGGAGATCATCGCGCGCGACCGCGGGGGCGTGTACGCCGAGGGCGCCCGGCTCGGCGCACCCGACGCCATCCAGGTCGCCGACCGGTTCCACCTCGTCCGCAACCTCACGCAGGCCATCGACCGGCTCGTACTGCGCCATCACACCGCCGTGCGCGCCGCGGCCGTGGCGTGCGGAGCCGCGACGCCGCTCCCGCGCGACACCGGACGGCAGCGTGCCTATTCTGGCCTCCCCGCGAACCGCCCCGGCCCGACCGCGCCCGAACGCCTCAGCGCGGAGCGTCGCGCACGCCGGCTGGCGTTGTACGAACAGGTCGTCGCCCTGCATGCGGCGGGCACCTCGCTGCTCGGCATCGCGCGGCAACTCGGGTGTGCCGTGAAGACGGCGCACGCCTGGGTGCATGCGGGCGCGTTCCCCGAGCGGCGCGTGCGCGCCGTGCCCCAGCCGCGCGTCATTGATCCGTTCGCCGACTACGTGCGGCAACGGTACGACGCGGGCCTGGACCGCGCGCGCGTGCTGGAGCAGGAGCTCCGACCGTGA
- the lpxH_1 gene encoding UDP-2,3-diacylglucosamine hydrolase: protein MSAETERAFRAFLDYAGATAAGLLINGDLFDVWLATRHFVVRHHVRVLAALADVVDAGVPVYFVGGNHDAIEFGGEMLRDELGVMLLDEPARVTLGGRRALVVHGDGVWPAPRGYPSYRKRHPVLRHRAFRWAAQRVAHVDRIFDRVAEWSGTRDFVERHGAGKGTGPKPLAGPIEAWARSALLAEPELDVVLAAHSHLPALVEVQPGQYYINSGDWIEHMTYVVLPAGRRAPELRRWPEHAG from the coding sequence GTGTCGGCCGAGACGGAACGGGCGTTCCGCGCCTTTCTGGACTACGCCGGGGCGACAGCGGCCGGGCTGCTCATCAACGGCGACCTGTTCGACGTGTGGCTCGCGACGCGGCACTTCGTCGTGCGGCACCACGTCCGCGTCCTCGCCGCGCTCGCCGACGTGGTCGACGCCGGCGTGCCGGTCTACTTCGTCGGCGGCAACCACGACGCGATCGAGTTCGGGGGCGAGATGCTGCGCGACGAGCTCGGCGTGATGCTGCTCGACGAGCCGGCGCGGGTCACGTTAGGCGGCCGGCGCGCGCTGGTCGTGCACGGTGACGGCGTGTGGCCCGCCCCGCGCGGGTATCCGAGCTATCGGAAGCGCCACCCCGTACTGCGGCATCGCGCGTTCCGGTGGGCGGCGCAACGGGTGGCGCACGTGGACCGGATCTTCGACCGGGTCGCCGAGTGGTCGGGGACGCGCGACTTCGTGGAACGGCACGGGGCAGGGAAGGGGACGGGACCGAAGCCCCTGGCCGGGCCGATCGAGGCGTGGGCGCGCTCCGCGCTACTCGCCGAGCCGGAGCTCGATGTGGTGCTCGCGGCCCACAGTCACCTGCCGGCGCTCGTCGAGGTGCAGCCGGGGCAGTACTACATCAACTCGGGTGACTGGATCGAACACATGACGTACGTGGTGCTGCCCGCCGGCAGGCGTGCCCCGGAGCTTCGGCGCTGGCCGGAGCATGCCGGGTAG
- a CDS encoding hypothetical protein (possible pseudo due to internal stop codon), whose protein sequence is MHEHAVAFRAMFRTRDPNALRPWLVAARTSELAPFAAGLTRDFDAVLAALTFPWSSGQVEGQVHRLKLMKRAMYGRARLDLLRARMLRAA, encoded by the coding sequence GTGCACGAGCACGCGGTCGCGTTCCGGGCCATGTTTCGCACGCGCGATCCGAACGCGCTGCGGCCCTGGCTGGTCGCTGCCCGCACGAGCGAACTCGCGCCGTTCGCGGCGGGGCTGACGCGCGACTTCGACGCGGTGCTCGCGGCGCTCACCTTCCCGTGGAGCAGCGGGCAAGTCGAGGGGCAAGTGCATCGCCTCAAATTGATGAAGCGCGCGATGTACGGGCGGGCCCGCCTCGACCTTCTTCGCGCGCGGATGCTTCGTGCCGCGTGA
- a CDS encoding IS30 family transposase, with protein sequence MSETVPGRWSAAEQEEIWARWRRGESFRAIGRHFGTHLHAVRRFVARTGGCRRPPPRRAEGVLTAAEREEVSRGLAAGESYRQVAARLGRAHTTISREVARNGGPTQYRAGAADAAAWRRAERPKPALLATRPVLRAVVEAKLALRWSPQQIAAWLRQAYPEGPEMRVSHETIYLSLFVQPRGALRRELARYLRTGRAMRCPRGARSGGGRGQLKDTVSIRERPAEVEDRAVPGHWEGDLVFGRGASAVGTLVERTTRYVALFPVPGGYKAPAMREALAAAVARVPDQLRRSLTWDQGKEVAEHVRLTVDTGLQVYFCDPRSPWQRGTNENTNGLLRQYLPKSADLKPLTQADLDAVAAELNGRPRETLGWQTPAARFLALAEAG encoded by the coding sequence GTGAGCGAGACGGTGCCGGGGCGCTGGTCGGCGGCGGAGCAGGAGGAGATCTGGGCGCGGTGGCGCAGGGGCGAGTCGTTCCGCGCCATCGGGCGGCACTTCGGGACGCACCTGCACGCGGTCCGGCGCTTCGTCGCGCGCACGGGCGGCTGCCGGCGCCCGCCGCCGCGGCGCGCCGAGGGCGTGTTGACGGCGGCCGAGCGCGAGGAGGTGTCGCGCGGGCTCGCGGCCGGCGAGTCGTACCGCCAGGTCGCCGCCCGACTCGGGCGGGCGCACACGACGATCTCGCGCGAGGTGGCGCGCAACGGCGGCCCGACGCAGTATCGGGCGGGCGCCGCCGACGCGGCCGCGTGGCGCCGGGCCGAGCGCCCCAAGCCGGCGCTGCTGGCCACGCGGCCGGTGCTGCGCGCGGTGGTCGAGGCCAAGCTCGCGCTGCGCTGGTCCCCGCAGCAGATCGCCGCGTGGCTGCGCCAGGCGTACCCCGAGGGCCCGGAGATGCGCGTGTCGCACGAGACCATCTACCTGTCGCTCTTCGTGCAGCCCCGCGGGGCCTTGCGGCGGGAACTGGCGCGGTACCTGCGCACGGGGCGCGCGATGCGCTGCCCGCGCGGCGCACGCTCGGGCGGCGGGCGCGGGCAGCTCAAGGACACGGTGTCGATCCGCGAGCGCCCGGCCGAGGTCGAGGACCGCGCCGTCCCGGGGCACTGGGAAGGGGACCTCGTGTTCGGGCGCGGGGCGAGCGCGGTGGGCACGCTCGTCGAGCGCACGACGCGCTACGTGGCCCTGTTCCCGGTGCCGGGCGGCTACAAGGCGCCGGCCATGCGCGAGGCGCTCGCGGCCGCCGTCGCCCGGGTGCCCGACCAGCTCCGCCGCTCGCTGACCTGGGACCAGGGGAAGGAGGTGGCCGAGCACGTCCGGCTCACGGTCGACACCGGGCTGCAGGTCTACTTCTGTGACCCGAGGAGCCCCTGGCAGCGTGGCACGAACGAGAACACGAACGGGCTGCTCCGGCAGTACCTGCCCAAGAGCGCCGACCTGAAGCCGCTCACCCAGGCCGACCTCGACGCCGTCGCGGCCGAGCTGAACGGGCGCCCGCGCGAAACGCTCGGGTGGCAGACGCCAGCCGCGCGCTTCCTGGCGCTGGCGGAAGCCGGGTAG
- the oar gene encoding Oar protein, translating into MLARVAAAQTTDAAIVGAARDGAGRPLAGVEVTARDAATGFRTATRTDAAGQFSLLQLPLGGPYAVTLRALGYRAVTRAGYQLALGARVRVDVALAPAVAALTPVRVEAARDADRRAQIGGNYRVGAAEIAAVPAVNRSFTDLASLAPTAGPQNGLLGQRWTSTDVRIDGAQARNLFRAGEAGAGPYTISLEAVREFQVTAADYDVTQGRQGGGAIRAATKAGTNTTEGSVFAYRRGSDLSASTDYQGRGRDLRQFTTTQFGGSVGGPIVRDRLHYFAAFDRQEGSSPLVSGVLNTSGDQIAAGVARDSVTRLLQILRSTYGLNPTQPQLGRLARRPGATTGFGRLDWELSARHHLTLRSNLDWWDNPLSGGVDQALTLYEARSDFASHEQQHVAALRSTFDHAVGGPLENDLTLGLNTARRTLTPVSGELPRGFVRIQSTLPDGTKGDTRIQFGGNRLAPDDSREREWQLLDVAHAQRGPVLFTAGTDNTLTRTETFIGESQSGLFEFQSLADLAAERPFRYSRTVPLGGSTGPSTAQSVLELGAFVQGEWRPAAAADRLSVTAGLRWDGTAFLTRPAYDPAVDQAFGVRTDRRPSDFTKVEPRGQVVWDVVGTGRDVVRVGGGRFAAQLPYYLEHNQLQNTGLTLADVALTGTAVPTPDFAAYRANPATIPGVPAGAAAPPSYVNVVAPGFRTPSVWKASAAYQRRVAEWLTLTGTVLGSRTTQNYTYYDLNLRPTAAFTLDNEGGRGVFVPASTIIAAGVTQNSNAWVTRAVGRTLELRSDGAAREAAGVVEAAVRLARGAALDVSYTRNRSRDNSSYGCCLARTMTTYTPVPSDPRDLSGSWGPSDVDFKHKVVVAGTLPALAGFRVSGRYVGSTGRPFSAVVNGDLNGDEANGNDLAFVFNPDDPTTPADVATSMRKVLNNPGNVARDYLRANLGRVATRNGATVPWTGRVDLRLARSIATARGPRVQLTADVFNAANLLNRRWGAQDVLPAGISDQNPVTQRVPLLNVVGFDQATRRYKYTVNENFGVLTRGGDPYQIQLGARYAF; encoded by the coding sequence TTGCTCGCCCGCGTCGCGGCCGCCCAGACCACGGACGCGGCGATCGTCGGCGCCGCGCGCGACGGCGCCGGCCGGCCGCTGGCGGGCGTCGAGGTCACGGCCCGCGACGCGGCCACGGGCTTCCGCACCGCGACCCGGACCGACGCCGCGGGGCAGTTCAGCCTCCTGCAGCTGCCGTTAGGCGGCCCGTACGCGGTCACGCTCCGCGCCCTGGGCTACCGCGCGGTGACCCGCGCGGGCTACCAACTCGCCCTCGGCGCGCGCGTCCGCGTCGACGTGGCGCTCGCGCCGGCCGTCGCGGCGTTGACGCCGGTCCGGGTCGAGGCCGCGCGCGACGCGGACCGCCGCGCCCAGATCGGCGGCAACTACCGCGTCGGCGCCGCCGAGATCGCCGCGGTGCCGGCCGTGAACCGCTCGTTCACCGACCTCGCCTCGCTCGCCCCCACCGCCGGCCCGCAGAACGGCCTCCTCGGCCAGCGCTGGACCTCGACCGACGTCCGGATCGACGGCGCGCAGGCCCGCAACCTGTTCCGCGCCGGGGAGGCGGGCGCGGGCCCCTACACGATCTCGCTCGAGGCCGTGCGCGAGTTCCAGGTCACGGCGGCCGACTACGACGTGACCCAGGGACGCCAGGGCGGCGGCGCGATCCGCGCGGCGACCAAGGCGGGCACCAACACGACCGAAGGCTCCGTGTTCGCCTACCGGCGCGGGAGCGACCTGTCGGCGTCCACCGATTACCAGGGGCGCGGGCGCGACCTGCGGCAGTTTACCACGACCCAGTTCGGCGGCTCGGTCGGCGGCCCGATCGTGCGCGACCGGCTCCACTATTTCGCCGCGTTCGACCGCCAGGAGGGGAGCAGCCCGCTCGTCAGCGGCGTGCTGAACACGAGCGGCGACCAGATCGCGGCCGGCGTGGCGCGCGACTCGGTCACGCGCCTGCTGCAGATCCTGCGGTCGACCTACGGGCTGAACCCGACGCAGCCGCAGCTCGGCCGGCTCGCGCGGCGGCCGGGGGCGACCACCGGGTTCGGCCGGCTCGACTGGGAGCTGTCCGCCCGGCACCACCTCACGCTCCGTTCCAACCTGGACTGGTGGGACAACCCGCTCTCGGGGGGCGTGGACCAGGCACTCACGTTGTACGAGGCGCGCTCGGACTTCGCCTCGCACGAGCAGCAGCACGTGGCCGCGCTCCGCTCGACGTTCGACCACGCCGTCGGGGGCCCGCTGGAGAACGACCTCACGCTCGGCCTCAACACCGCGCGGCGCACGCTCACGCCCGTCAGCGGCGAGTTGCCGCGCGGCTTCGTCCGGATCCAGAGCACGCTCCCGGACGGGACGAAGGGGGACACGCGCATCCAGTTCGGCGGCAACCGCCTCGCGCCCGACGACAGCCGCGAGCGCGAGTGGCAGCTCCTCGACGTGGCGCACGCCCAGCGGGGGCCCGTGCTCTTCACCGCCGGGACCGACAATACGCTGACCCGGACCGAGACGTTCATCGGCGAGTCGCAGTCGGGGCTGTTCGAGTTCCAGTCGCTCGCGGACCTCGCGGCCGAGCGCCCGTTCCGCTACAGCCGCACCGTGCCGTTAGGCGGCAGCACCGGGCCGAGCACCGCGCAGTCGGTCCTCGAGCTCGGCGCGTTCGTGCAGGGCGAGTGGCGCCCCGCGGCGGCCGCCGACCGACTGAGCGTCACGGCCGGGCTGCGCTGGGACGGCACCGCGTTCCTCACGCGGCCGGCGTACGACCCCGCCGTCGACCAGGCGTTCGGCGTGCGCACGGACCGCCGCCCGAGCGACTTCACGAAAGTCGAGCCGCGCGGCCAGGTGGTGTGGGACGTCGTGGGGACCGGGCGCGACGTCGTGCGGGTCGGCGGCGGGCGCTTCGCGGCCCAGCTGCCGTACTACCTGGAGCACAACCAGCTGCAGAACACCGGGCTCACGCTCGCCGACGTCGCGCTGACCGGGACCGCGGTCCCGACGCCCGACTTCGCGGCGTACCGGGCGAACCCGGCGACCATCCCGGGCGTGCCCGCGGGCGCGGCGGCGCCCCCATCGTACGTGAACGTCGTCGCCCCGGGCTTCCGCACGCCGAGCGTGTGGAAGGCGAGCGCGGCGTACCAGCGGCGCGTGGCCGAGTGGTTGACGCTGACGGGCACCGTGCTCGGCAGCCGCACCACGCAGAATTACACGTACTACGACCTGAACCTGCGCCCCACGGCTGCGTTCACGCTCGACAACGAGGGCGGCCGCGGCGTGTTCGTCCCGGCGAGTACGATCATCGCCGCGGGCGTGACGCAGAACAGCAACGCGTGGGTGACGCGGGCGGTCGGGCGCACCCTGGAGCTGCGCTCGGACGGCGCGGCGCGCGAGGCGGCCGGCGTCGTGGAAGCGGCCGTCCGGTTGGCGCGCGGCGCCGCGCTCGACGTGAGCTACACGCGCAACCGGTCGCGCGACAACAGCTCGTACGGCTGCTGCCTCGCGCGCACGATGACGACCTACACGCCGGTGCCGAGCGACCCCAGGGACCTGTCCGGGTCGTGGGGGCCGTCGGACGTGGACTTCAAGCACAAGGTCGTGGTGGCCGGCACGCTGCCGGCGCTCGCCGGCTTCCGGGTGAGCGGGCGCTACGTGGGGAGCACCGGGCGGCCCTTCTCGGCCGTGGTCAACGGGGACCTCAACGGCGACGAGGCGAACGGCAACGACCTCGCCTTCGTGTTCAACCCCGACGACCCGACCACCCCGGCCGACGTCGCCACGAGCATGCGGAAGGTGCTCAACAACCCGGGCAACGTCGCGCGCGACTACCTGCGGGCCAACCTCGGGCGCGTCGCGACGCGGAACGGCGCGACCGTGCCGTGGACCGGGCGCGTGGACCTGCGGCTCGCGCGATCGATCGCGACCGCGCGGGGGCCGCGCGTGCAGCTGACGGCCGACGTGTTCAACGCGGCCAACCTGCTCAACCGCAGATGGGGCGCGCAGGACGTGCTGCCGGCGGGCATCTCGGACCAGAACCCGGTGACGCAGCGCGTCCCGCTGCTCAACGTCGTCGGGTTCGACCAGGCGACGCGGCGCTACAAGTACACGGTGAACGAGAACTTCGGCGTCCTGACGCGCGGCGGCGACCCGTATCAGATTCAACTCGGCGCGCGCTACGCCTTCTGA